Below is a genomic region from Catenuloplanes atrovinosus.
GAGCCGGGCCCTTCCGTCACACGTACCGCTCGAGGATGCTGGCCTCGGCCAGGCGGGACAGGCCCTCGCGGACGCTGCGGGCGCGCGCGTCGCCGACGCCGTCCACCGCCTGTAGGTCCTCGACGGTGGCGCCGAGCAGCCGCTGCAGGCTGCCGAAGTGGTCGACCAGCCGGTCCACCACGCTGCCGGGCAGCCTCGGCACCTTGGCCAGCAGCCGGTAACCGCGCGGGCTGACCGGCGCGTCCAGCGCGTCGGAGGCCGGCGGGTAACCGATCGACTTCGCCACCGCGACCAGGTCGATCAGCTCGGCGGCGGTGAGCAGATCCAGTTCGACCAGCGCCTCGTCCAGCGTGCGCGCCTTGCGCCCGGTCGGCAGGTAGTCGCGGATGACCAGCGTGCGGTCCGCGTCGACGCCGGCCATCAGCTCGTCCAGCTGAAGCGCCAGCAGGCGACCGTCGGTGCCCAGCTCCACCACGTAACCCGCGATCTCGTCCGCGATGCGGCGGACCATCTCCAGCCGCTGCACCACCGCGACCGCGTCCCGCACGGTGACCAGGTCCTCGATCTCCAGCGCGGAGAGCGTGCCGGAGACCTCGTCCAGGCGCAGCTTGTACCGCTCCAGCGTGGCGAGCGCCTGGTTGGCCCGGCTGAGGATGGCGGCGGAGTCGTCCAGCACGTGGCGCTGTCCGTTCACGTACAGCCCGATGATGTGCATGGACTGGCTGACCGAGATCACCGGGTAGCCGGTCTGCTTCGCCACCCGCTCGGCCGTGCGGTGCCGGGTGCCGGACTCCTCGGTGTGGATGTCCGGGTTCGGCATCAGGTGCACGGCGGCGCGCACGATGCGCGTGCAGTCGCTGGACAGCACCACCGCGCCGTCCATCTTGCACAGCTCGCGCAGCCGGGTCGAGGAGAACTCCACGTCCAGCGGGAAGCCGCCGGTGCAGATCGCCTCCACGGTCGCGTCGTAGCCGAGCACGATCAGCGCACCGGTGCGGCCACGCAGGATGCGCTCCAGCCCGTCGCGGAGCGCGGTGCCCGGCGCCATCAGGGCGAGGTTGGCCCGGAGCGGGTCACCGGCGGCACTGGACCCGTTCAGCCCGGGGGATCCGTTCGTCACGGCGCGAGCGGGTGAGCCGACCACGCCGGCGCGCCCGGGCAGGCTGGCGCCAGCGGATCTGCTGGCATCTCGGTCGATCGGCACCCGCACAGTCTACGGACCGTCATCCACGGGCCGCCGTTGCGGTTCGGCCGCAACGGCACACAGTGATCTATCATCACGCTCCGTAGTCGATCACTCGGCGGAGAAGCGGGCCGCCCACTGCAGCGCGCTGCGCAGATCGCCCACCTCCTCCACCCGCATGCCGTCCGCCGCGACGCCGGTGGACGCCGGCCCGCACCCCGGCGGGACCAGCGCGAACTTGAACCCGAGCCGGGCCGCCTCGGCCAGCCGCCGCGGCACCGCGCCCACCCGGCGCACCTCGCCGGTCAGCCCGACCTCGCCGATCGCGGCCAGTGTCGGGTGCAGCGCCAGGTTGAGCCCACCGGACGCGACCGCCAGCGCCACCGCCAGGTCGGCCGCGGGCTCGACCACCCGGATGCCGCCGACCGTGGCCGCGAAGACCTCCTTGTCGTGCAGCGTCAGCCGCTCGACCCGGCGCTGAAGCACCGCCAGCACCATGGC
It encodes:
- the disA gene encoding DNA integrity scanning diadenylate cyclase DisA — translated: MPIDRDASRSAGASLPGRAGVVGSPARAVTNGSPGLNGSSAAGDPLRANLALMAPGTALRDGLERILRGRTGALIVLGYDATVEAICTGGFPLDVEFSSTRLRELCKMDGAVVLSSDCTRIVRAAVHLMPNPDIHTEESGTRHRTAERVAKQTGYPVISVSQSMHIIGLYVNGQRHVLDDSAAILSRANQALATLERYKLRLDEVSGTLSALEIEDLVTVRDAVAVVQRLEMVRRIADEIAGYVVELGTDGRLLALQLDELMAGVDADRTLVIRDYLPTGRKARTLDEALVELDLLTAAELIDLVAVAKSIGYPPASDALDAPVSPRGYRLLAKVPRLPGSVVDRLVDHFGSLQRLLGATVEDLQAVDGVGDARARSVREGLSRLAEASILERYV